From Pleurocapsa minor HA4230-MV1, the proteins below share one genomic window:
- the cysC gene encoding adenylyl-sulfate kinase, producing the protein MKQQGVVVWFTGFSGAGKSTIAEALTEKLRFEGYQLEVLDGDEIRENLTKDLGFSKEDRDTNIRRIGFVAKLLARNGVIVLVPVISPYRAIREEMRANIDDFVEVFVNAPISVCEERDVKGLYKQVRAGKIKQFTGIDDPYEPPTNPEVECRTDLEDVSESVAKILTQLKKQGYLT; encoded by the coding sequence ATGAAGCAGCAGGGTGTAGTGGTTTGGTTTACTGGATTTAGTGGAGCAGGAAAAAGTACGATCGCGGAAGCACTTACGGAAAAACTGCGGTTTGAAGGATATCAGCTAGAGGTTTTAGACGGTGACGAAATCAGAGAAAATTTGACTAAAGACCTAGGCTTTTCCAAAGAAGATCGAGACACTAACATCCGCCGTATTGGTTTTGTGGCAAAACTATTAGCTCGTAATGGCGTAATTGTTTTAGTCCCTGTTATCAGTCCTTATCGTGCCATCAGAGAGGAAATGAGGGCTAATATCGATGATTTCGTGGAAGTTTTTGTTAATGCTCCCATCTCAGTCTGTGAAGAACGGGATGTTAAAGGGTTATACAAACAAGTCCGAGCAGGTAAAATTAAGCAGTTTACAGGCATCGACGATCCTTATGAGCCTCCAACCAACCCTGAAGTTGAATGTCGCACCGATCTCGAAGATGTCTCAGAAAGTGTTGCTAAAATCCTAACTCAATTGAAAAAACAGGGATATTTGACATAA
- a CDS encoding STAS domain-containing protein encodes MSSTQTRTKFTTFRPEGFLSAANATEFLERLTVEVKSSVDSALLVNMEAVEFMDSAGLMALIKAFRLAESLGHSFGICSVPPSVRIMFELTQLDKVFEIFEDQSAFQLAVDR; translated from the coding sequence ATGAGCAGCACACAAACACGTACAAAATTTACGACTTTTAGACCAGAAGGTTTCTTAAGCGCAGCAAATGCAACAGAGTTTCTGGAGCGTTTAACGGTGGAAGTAAAGTCCTCAGTAGACTCTGCTTTACTAGTAAATATGGAAGCCGTAGAATTTATGGATAGTGCAGGCTTAATGGCACTAATTAAAGCATTTCGTTTGGCAGAAAGCCTCGGTCACAGTTTCGGAATTTGCTCGGTTCCTCCGTCAGTACGAATCATGTTTGAGCTTACTCAGTTAGATAAAGTTTTTGAAATTTTTGAAGATCAAAGCGCTTTTCAACTAGCAGTGGATCGATAA
- the sodX gene encoding nickel-type superoxide dismutase maturation protease codes for MAKILPKTTYRELLLLLLRRRKRLKVVGESMLPLLQPGDEILLDLHAYQKYLPQIGDIIVTLHPLQVNLPIVKRITALKENNSYFVTGDNAEASTDSRHWGTIEFSDIMGKVTSKFH; via the coding sequence ATGGCAAAAATATTGCCCAAGACAACATATCGGGAACTTTTGCTCTTGCTATTACGTAGGAGAAAACGTTTAAAAGTTGTGGGAGAGTCGATGCTGCCATTACTACAGCCAGGGGATGAAATTCTGCTCGATCTCCATGCTTACCAAAAATATTTGCCTCAAATTGGTGACATTATAGTCACTCTACACCCGCTACAGGTCAATTTACCTATAGTCAAAAGAATTACCGCGCTCAAAGAGAATAATAGCTATTTTGTCACAGGAGATAACGCTGAAGCTAGCACTGACAGTCGCCACTGGGGAACGATAGAGTTCTCTGACATTATGGGCAAGGTTACTAGTAAATTTCACTAA
- a CDS encoding ABC transporter substrate-binding protein, producing the protein MSTNRFSGIGQRLRKISKYLGKYLILFSFCFILAVGCNSQNQSETKPIDSNRISVGTTLKPRTLDPADSYEIAGLNILYNVAESLYTYEVGTTNIKPLLATAMPVIDEAGLIYTIPLRTGVTFHDGAVFNAKAMAFSLQRFIENGGKPAFLLGDVIKSVEATGEYELKITLKQPFAAFPALLAFPGACAVSPQAYKIGAGEFNPNKLVGTGRYKLSQFKSDSIGLDRNPNYWGEAPANQGINLQVYGGNSANLFNSFETKAVDVAYQSLDPQQIESLLEKKTEHQAIEGSGTVVNYLVLNLQQEPLNQPEVRQAIAASINRGLINERVLKGQAEPIYSLVPTAFAAYEPTFKKLYGEANTAKAKELLTKAGYSAQNPAIVEIWHPSGSITRGIVAETIKAYAESELGGIVQFVPQSVESASFFSNLSQGIYPAALVDWYPDFLDPDNYLQPFLGCSQGSAKTGCKSGAAQSRGSFYYSDRANQLIEQSRQEQDVAKRQAILVQLQEVMSQDVPYIPLWQTKDYAFAQNDINGVVINPSQTFPFWTIERSSNEQ; encoded by the coding sequence ATGAGTACTAATCGATTTTCTGGCATTGGGCAACGACTGAGAAAAATCAGTAAATATTTAGGTAAATATCTAATTCTATTTTCTTTTTGTTTTATCTTGGCGGTGGGGTGCAACAGTCAAAATCAGTCGGAGACAAAGCCAATTGATAGTAATCGTATTTCTGTCGGTACAACTTTAAAGCCACGCACTCTCGATCCCGCAGATAGCTACGAAATAGCAGGGTTAAACATTCTTTATAATGTGGCAGAAAGTCTTTATACCTACGAAGTCGGCACCACAAACATTAAGCCACTCTTAGCAACTGCCATGCCAGTCATTGACGAAGCTGGTTTGATTTACACCATTCCTTTGAGAACAGGGGTAACTTTTCATGATGGTGCAGTGTTTAATGCTAAGGCGATGGCGTTTTCGCTGCAACGTTTTATCGAAAATGGCGGAAAACCTGCTTTCCTGTTAGGCGATGTGATTAAGTCAGTGGAAGCAACAGGTGAATACGAGCTAAAAATTACCCTCAAACAACCCTTTGCTGCTTTTCCCGCATTACTCGCTTTTCCAGGTGCTTGTGCTGTATCACCCCAAGCCTACAAGATAGGTGCAGGAGAATTTAATCCCAATAAGTTAGTGGGGACAGGCAGATATAAACTAAGTCAGTTCAAAAGCGATTCGATCGGTCTCGATCGCAATCCTAATTATTGGGGTGAAGCGCCAGCCAATCAAGGCATTAATTTACAGGTTTATGGCGGAAATTCAGCTAACTTGTTTAATAGCTTTGAAACCAAAGCAGTTGACGTAGCCTATCAGTCTCTCGATCCTCAGCAAATAGAAAGCCTACTAGAAAAGAAAACAGAGCATCAGGCAATTGAAGGTTCGGGAACAGTGGTTAACTATCTCGTCTTGAATCTACAGCAAGAACCCTTAAACCAGCCAGAAGTGCGTCAGGCGATCGCTGCGAGCATTAATCGTGGTTTAATCAACGAAAGAGTTTTAAAAGGACAAGCTGAACCGATTTATAGTCTTGTACCCACAGCATTTGCTGCTTATGAACCGACATTTAAAAAACTATATGGTGAAGCTAATACGGCTAAAGCCAAAGAATTGCTCACCAAAGCAGGTTATTCCGCGCAAAATCCAGCGATCGTCGAAATTTGGCATCCCAGCGGCTCAATTACCAGGGGGATTGTGGCAGAAACGATTAAAGCCTATGCCGAAAGTGAACTAGGAGGAATAGTGCAGTTTGTTCCCCAGAGTGTAGAGTCGGCTTCCTTTTTTAGCAATCTCAGTCAGGGAATATATCCTGCTGCTTTAGTCGATTGGTATCCAGACTTTCTCGATCCAGATAATTATCTTCAGCCTTTTCTCGGCTGTAGCCAGGGTTCAGCTAAGACTGGTTGTAAATCGGGTGCAGCACAAAGTCGTGGTTCATTCTATTATAGCGATCGCGCTAACCAGCTAATCGAGCAATCTCGACAGGAACAAGATGTCGCTAAGCGCCAAGCAATTTTAGTTCAATTACAGGAAGTAATGAGTCAGGATGTACCTTATATTCCCCTTTGGCAGACTAAAGATTATGCCTTTGCGCAAAACGATATTAACGGCGTAGTGATCAATCCCAGTCAAACCTTCCCTTTTTGGACGATCGAGCGCAGTAGCAATGAACAATGA
- a CDS encoding glycosyltransferase family 2 protein, which yields MKLIIQIPCYNEEATLGLTLSQLPRQLPGIDRVEWLIINDGSRDRTLEVAQACGVDHIVNLQSNQGLAKGFMAGIEACLEAGADIIVNTDADNQYCAADIPKLIAPILEGYAEIVIGARPIQSIQHFSPIKKLLQNLGSFVVRLASQTQIPDAPSGFRAISREAALRLNVFNEYTYTLETIIQAGQKGLIITSVPIRTNGFLRPSRLVKNISTYVQRSILTIVRIFMTYRPLKFFMLLGSVPFSLGFLLCCRWLWLFWGIIGDDPAKPRVPSLILAAMLILIGVQLWIFGLIADLMGVNRQLLEDIQLRLRRQEYSQKKSDKKSPKK from the coding sequence ATGAAACTGATTATTCAAATTCCTTGCTATAACGAGGAGGCAACTCTAGGGTTAACCTTATCGCAACTTCCTCGGCAATTACCTGGTATCGATCGGGTGGAGTGGCTGATTATCAATGATGGTAGTCGCGATCGCACTTTAGAAGTAGCACAAGCTTGTGGTGTTGACCATATTGTTAATTTACAGTCTAATCAAGGTTTGGCTAAAGGCTTTATGGCGGGAATCGAGGCTTGTCTTGAGGCGGGAGCAGATATTATTGTCAATACCGATGCCGATAATCAATACTGTGCAGCCGATATTCCTAAGTTAATTGCGCCGATTTTAGAGGGATATGCTGAGATCGTGATTGGTGCTAGACCAATTCAGTCAATTCAACATTTTTCCCCCATCAAAAAATTGCTGCAAAATTTAGGTAGTTTTGTCGTTCGTCTGGCTAGTCAAACCCAGATTCCTGATGCTCCCAGCGGTTTTCGAGCCATCAGTAGAGAGGCTGCTTTGAGGCTGAACGTTTTCAATGAATATACCTACACCTTAGAAACTATTATTCAAGCTGGTCAAAAGGGTTTAATCATTACTTCTGTTCCCATCCGTACCAACGGCTTTCTGCGTCCTTCTCGGTTAGTTAAAAATATCTCTACTTATGTTCAGCGCTCTATTCTAACCATTGTGCGGATCTTTATGACTTATCGTCCGCTAAAGTTCTTTATGCTGCTGGGAAGTGTCCCTTTTAGTCTCGGATTTTTACTTTGCTGTCGTTGGCTATGGTTATTTTGGGGAATTATCGGCGACGATCCTGCTAAACCCCGCGTACCTAGTTTAATCCTGGCGGCTATGTTGATTCTCATTGGCGTTCAGCTGTGGATATTTGGGTTAATCGCCGATTTAATGGGGGTAAATCGTCAGTTACTGGAAGATATTCAGTTGCGTTTACGTCGTCAAGAATATAGTCAGAAAAAAAGCGACAAAAAAAGCCCTAAAAAATGA
- a CDS encoding PD40 domain-containing protein, which yields MLLNQIAKFFLLGVTLVSACSSCSGNLLTQPEIIPGGINSNSPEEYPDYSQDGRYLAFASDRRGQRDIFLYDLQEKRLISLPNLNRRDSTQDQPALSSNGRYIAYVSTERGKSDIFVYDRQQQKTELLTVNVKGSAQQPTISGDGSQVAFQASQLGQWKIVIVKHKVDSN from the coding sequence ATGCTACTTAATCAAATCGCTAAATTCTTCTTGTTAGGAGTGACTCTGGTTAGCGCTTGTAGTAGTTGTAGTGGTAATTTGTTAACCCAGCCAGAGATTATTCCTGGAGGTATTAACAGTAATTCTCCCGAAGAATACCCCGACTATAGCCAAGATGGTCGTTATTTAGCTTTTGCTTCGGATAGGCGCGGTCAAAGAGATATTTTTCTCTACGATCTTCAGGAAAAACGTTTGATCTCTTTACCCAATCTTAATCGCCGAGATTCTACACAAGATCAACCTGCTTTAAGCTCAAATGGTCGCTATATTGCCTATGTATCCACCGAAAGAGGTAAAAGTGATATTTTTGTTTACGATCGCCAACAGCAAAAAACTGAATTGTTAACGGTTAATGTTAAAGGCTCTGCCCAGCAGCCTACTATTAGTGGTGATGGTAGTCAAGTTGCTTTTCAGGCTAGTCAGTTAGGACAGTGGAAAATCGTTATTGTTAAGCATAAAGTCGATAGTAATTAG
- a CDS encoding peroxiredoxin → MAQLRLGDTVPDFTQDSSMGEISFYEWAGDSWVVLFSHPADYTPVCTTELGEVAKLRSEFDKRNVKTIALSVDDADSHQGWICDIDETQGTKVDYPILADGDKKVCDLYDMIHPNADAKVTVRSVFIIDPNKKLRLTLTYPPSTGRNFPEILRVIDSLQLTDNYSVATPVNWKDGEDVVVSPAIPTDQARQKFPKGVDEIKPYLRMTPQPNK, encoded by the coding sequence ATGGCTCAACTTAGATTAGGCGACACTGTGCCTGATTTTACTCAAGATTCCAGCATGGGAGAAATCTCCTTTTATGAATGGGCTGGAGATAGCTGGGTAGTTCTCTTCTCACACCCTGCTGACTACACTCCTGTCTGTACCACTGAATTAGGTGAAGTTGCTAAACTCAGATCTGAATTTGACAAGCGTAATGTTAAAACAATTGCTTTGAGCGTTGATGATGCTGACTCTCACCAGGGTTGGATTTGTGACATTGACGAAACTCAAGGAACAAAAGTTGACTATCCAATCTTGGCAGATGGAGATAAAAAGGTTTGTGACCTTTATGACATGATTCATCCGAATGCCGATGCCAAGGTAACAGTGCGTTCTGTGTTCATTATTGATCCCAACAAAAAATTACGCCTCACCTTAACTTATCCCCCAAGTACAGGTCGTAATTTCCCCGAAATTCTCAGAGTTATCGATTCCTTGCAGCTAACTGATAATTATTCAGTTGCTACTCCCGTTAACTGGAAAGATGGTGAAGACGTAGTAGTTTCTCCCGCTATTCCTACTGACCAAGCAAGACAGAAATTTCCTAAAGGAGTTGATGAAATTAAGCCTTATTTACGGATGACTCCTCAACCAAATAAGTAA
- a CDS encoding alanine--glyoxylate aminotransferase family protein, translated as MEDKHMLMIPGPTPVPAKVLVSLGKHPIGHRSGDFSQIIAEINQNLKWLHQTKNEVLSLNVSGTGAMEAGMINFLSPGDRVLVGVNGKFGDRWAQICEVFGMNTERITAQWGKPLDTEEIRAKLEADTNKEIKAVVITHSETSAGVLNDLETINQHVKAHGEALIIVDAVTSLGAYNIPIDDLGLDVVASGSQKGYMIPPGLGFISVSDKAWKAYETSKFPRFYMDLGKYKKANAKNSSPFTPPINLMFGLQTALEMMQQEGLENIFARHLRLTNATRDAAKAMGLNLLAPDNAASTAVTAIMSDDAEAIRSTMRQKYDIALAGGQDHLKGKIFRVGHLGFVSDRDILTVISCLEATLTELGHDFEPKSGVKAAAAVL; from the coding sequence ATGGAAGACAAGCATATGTTAATGATTCCTGGGCCCACTCCAGTCCCAGCGAAAGTATTGGTTTCTCTAGGCAAACACCCGATCGGCCATCGTAGTGGTGATTTTAGTCAAATTATTGCCGAGATTAATCAGAATTTAAAATGGCTACATCAGACTAAAAACGAAGTGCTTTCCCTTAACGTATCAGGTACGGGGGCAATGGAAGCGGGCATGATTAACTTCCTCAGTCCTGGCGATCGCGTTTTGGTTGGTGTCAACGGTAAGTTTGGCGATCGCTGGGCGCAGATCTGCGAAGTGTTTGGCATGAACACCGAACGGATTACGGCCCAATGGGGTAAGCCTCTAGACACCGAAGAAATTCGCGCTAAGTTAGAAGCAGATACCAACAAAGAGATCAAAGCGGTGGTCATTACTCACTCGGAAACATCCGCAGGGGTACTCAACGACTTAGAAACGATTAACCAGCACGTAAAAGCTCACGGCGAAGCTTTAATTATTGTTGATGCTGTTACTAGTTTAGGTGCTTATAATATCCCCATCGATGACTTGGGATTAGACGTAGTGGCATCTGGTTCCCAGAAAGGCTATATGATTCCCCCAGGTTTGGGCTTTATTTCAGTCAGTGACAAAGCGTGGAAGGCTTATGAAACTAGTAAGTTTCCTCGTTTCTACATGGACTTGGGTAAATACAAAAAAGCCAATGCTAAAAATAGCAGTCCCTTTACTCCTCCCATCAACCTGATGTTTGGATTACAAACCGCTTTAGAAATGATGCAGCAAGAAGGTTTAGAAAATATTTTTGCCCGTCATCTACGCTTGACCAATGCTACTCGCGATGCTGCTAAAGCAATGGGGTTAAATCTCCTAGCGCCTGATAATGCAGCAAGTACAGCAGTAACAGCAATCATGAGCGATGATGCTGAAGCAATTAGATCTACCATGCGTCAGAAATACGATATTGCTCTAGCTGGTGGACAGGATCATCTTAAAGGTAAGATTTTCCGCGTGGGTCATCTAGGCTTTGTCAGCGATCGCGATATCTTAACGGTCATTTCTTGTCTAGAAGCGACTTTAACTGAGCTTGGTCATGATTTTGAACCCAAATCTGGAGTTAAGGCTGCCGCTGCGGTACTTTAG
- a CDS encoding dienelactone hydrolase, which produces MNVKAFWKATKVENAQPPYDTIQLKVFYPASTPDNQQIFSSYPADRAKAPFPVVIFFSGVNCNLAMYEWLALKLVPRGLVVVLFNWLGESFPGSISLTPGVDFAALSPNVYGTIPSALALPALLAELKQLNTMDVLKDLLDLQKIVLGGHSAGGRIALENANTQFFSQVTAAFSYGAHTAAPIQVGYEPNTILSLPNSTPMLLLGGTEDGVIANNSHIYGVNEWETAATPIVRTFREAISREQADSYLVLLAGANHFSVVDRLDPTLQVTALDFPPTQPQSQNRSIIAEVIGLFIDFHVRQESEASSQLKRLLKENSLIASFECK; this is translated from the coding sequence ATGAATGTTAAAGCTTTTTGGAAAGCTACGAAAGTCGAAAATGCTCAACCACCATACGACACAATACAGCTTAAGGTATTTTATCCAGCATCAACTCCAGATAATCAGCAGATATTCTCTTCGTACCCTGCCGATCGAGCTAAAGCTCCTTTTCCCGTAGTAATTTTCTTTAGTGGTGTTAATTGCAATTTAGCAATGTACGAGTGGTTAGCGCTCAAATTAGTTCCTCGTGGGCTGGTAGTAGTTTTGTTTAACTGGTTAGGAGAAAGCTTTCCTGGTAGCATTTCACTCACTCCTGGTGTTGATTTTGCTGCATTGTCACCTAATGTCTATGGTACTATTCCCTCCGCTTTGGCTTTACCTGCACTTTTAGCTGAATTAAAGCAGTTAAATACAATGGATGTACTTAAAGATCTGTTAGATTTGCAAAAGATTGTATTAGGCGGACATTCTGCTGGCGGGAGGATAGCTTTAGAAAATGCTAACACTCAATTTTTTAGCCAAGTAACTGCTGCTTTTAGTTACGGAGCGCACACTGCTGCTCCAATTCAAGTAGGATACGAGCCTAATACTATTCTATCTTTGCCGAATTCTACACCGATGTTGCTGCTTGGAGGTACTGAAGACGGAGTAATTGCTAATAATAGCCATATCTATGGTGTCAATGAATGGGAAACCGCAGCAACTCCTATTGTACGAACATTTAGAGAAGCTATTTCGAGAGAACAAGCTGATTCTTATTTAGTTTTATTGGCAGGAGCAAATCACTTTTCTGTTGTCGATCGCCTTGACCCTACTTTACAAGTTACTGCTTTAGATTTTCCGCCCACTCAACCACAATCTCAAAATCGCTCAATCATAGCGGAGGTAATTGGTTTGTTTATCGATTTTCATGTCCGCCAAGAATCAGAAGCATCTTCCCAGCTTAAACGATTACTAAAAGAAAATTCTCTAATCGCATCTTTTGAATGCAAGTAA
- a CDS encoding type II toxin-antitoxin system PemK/MazF family toxin codes for MPNYLKNDVILVRYPFSDLSNSKVRPAIIVNTRHISQKILIVPITSKTNSLLSEEFVLVDWQAPGLNVSSAVKSIYTIDQKLVIKIIGKLQKPDAQKLDLALKSWLGLSD; via the coding sequence ATGCCGAACTACTTAAAGAATGATGTTATCTTAGTTCGTTATCCTTTTTCTGATTTATCTAACTCTAAAGTTAGACCTGCTATTATAGTTAACACTCGGCATATTTCCCAGAAGATTTTAATAGTTCCCATCACAAGTAAAACAAATTCTTTATTGTCAGAAGAATTTGTTTTAGTTGATTGGCAAGCACCAGGATTAAATGTCTCTAGTGCAGTTAAAAGTATTTATACGATCGATCAAAAGCTAGTTATTAAAATTATTGGCAAACTGCAAAAGCCTGATGCTCAAAAATTAGATCTTGCTCTCAAAAGCTGGCTAGGTTTATCAGACTAA
- a CDS encoding Txe/YoeB family addiction module toxin, with translation MSRRIVFESSAFADFNDWVKLDKKIHRKIIELIKDINRHPFQGLGKPEALKHDLSGYWSRRIDREHRLVYKVTNEEIIILSCKYHYG, from the coding sequence ATGAGCAGAAGAATAGTCTTTGAATCGTCTGCGTTTGCAGATTTCAATGATTGGGTAAAGTTAGACAAAAAAATACATCGCAAAATTATCGAACTGATCAAAGATATTAATCGCCATCCTTTTCAAGGTTTGGGAAAACCAGAAGCATTAAAGCACGATCTTAGTGGTTATTGGTCAAGAAGAATAGATCGCGAGCATCGTCTAGTTTATAAAGTGACTAATGAGGAAATAATCATTCTGTCTTGTAAATATCATTACGGCTAG
- a CDS encoding DUF1664 domain-containing protein encodes MATKQSTDLKELKTLISDRFDQLDGKVEKLTEKVDSIDKRLIAVETKVDSTEKRLGTVESKLPDISEKFGELKNWRQIAFIIIAAVIGWFARSTKF; translated from the coding sequence ATGGCAACCAAACAAAGTACAGATCTAAAAGAACTCAAAACTCTGATTAGCGATCGCTTTGATCAACTCGATGGCAAGGTTGAGAAGTTGACTGAAAAAGTAGACTCAATCGATAAAAGGCTGATAGCGGTAGAAACCAAAGTAGATTCAACGGAGAAACGATTGGGTACCGTAGAGAGTAAATTACCTGACATTTCAGAAAAGTTTGGTGAACTCAAGAACTGGAGACAAATAGCATTTATTATTATTGCTGCTGTAATAGGCTGGTTTGCTAGAAGCACTAAGTTTTAG
- a CDS encoding BrnA antitoxin family protein codes for MKDEYDFSDSVQNPYFKKLKKQVTIRLEEEVIDYFKGLSEEMGVPYQSLINLYLQDCVRSQKKLSLEWVQNI; via the coding sequence ATGAAAGACGAGTACGATTTCTCTGACTCAGTTCAGAATCCATACTTCAAGAAACTCAAGAAGCAGGTGACGATTCGACTTGAAGAAGAAGTTATAGATTATTTCAAGGGTTTATCTGAAGAGATGGGAGTTCCATATCAGAGTCTAATAAATCTCTACCTCCAAGATTGTGTGCGATCGCAGAAAAAGTTATCTCTTGAGTGGGTACAAAATATCTAG
- a CDS encoding phosphoglycerate kinase — MAKKTVASLTEADISGKRILVRADFNVPLDDSGNITDDTRIKAALPTIQDLVGKGGKVILCSHMGRPKGAVKEELRLTPVAERLSELLGQDVTKCDDCIGDSVASIVNAMSNGQVVLLENLRFHNEEEANDPEFAKQLAANADLYVNEAFGTAHRAHASTEGVTHYLSPSVAGYLIEKELDYLQDAVDNPKRPLAAIIGGSKVSSKIGVIETLLDKCDKLLIGGGMIFTFYKARGLSVGNSLVEEDKLELAKSLEAKAKEQGVELLLPTDVVVADNFAPDANAQTVSIENIPDGWMGLDIGPDSIKVFQDALADCNAVIWNGPMGVFEFDKFAAGTEAIAHTLAGKSDAVTIIGGGDSVAAVEKVGVAEKMSHISTGGGASLELLEGKTLPGIVALDEA; from the coding sequence GTGGCTAAGAAGACTGTCGCGAGTTTAACCGAAGCAGATATTTCTGGAAAAAGAATTTTAGTAAGAGCCGATTTTAATGTTCCCTTAGATGATAGTGGCAACATTACCGATGATACTCGCATCAAAGCTGCATTACCCACCATTCAAGATTTAGTGGGCAAGGGCGGTAAAGTTATCTTATGTAGCCACATGGGTCGTCCCAAGGGTGCGGTGAAAGAAGAATTACGCCTTACTCCCGTGGCTGAAAGACTTTCTGAGCTATTAGGACAAGATGTGACTAAGTGTGATGATTGTATTGGCGACAGCGTAGCTTCTATTGTTAATGCCATGAGCAATGGTCAGGTTGTCTTGTTAGAAAACCTACGTTTTCATAATGAAGAAGAAGCAAATGACCCTGAATTTGCTAAACAGCTAGCTGCTAATGCAGATTTATACGTTAACGAGGCATTTGGTACGGCTCACCGCGCTCATGCTTCCACTGAAGGCGTAACTCATTATTTAAGTCCTAGCGTTGCTGGTTACTTGATTGAGAAAGAATTAGACTATCTTCAAGATGCAGTTGATAATCCTAAACGTCCTTTGGCAGCGATTATTGGTGGTTCTAAAGTTTCGAGCAAAATTGGTGTAATTGAAACTTTATTAGATAAGTGCGACAAGCTGCTGATTGGTGGCGGGATGATCTTTACTTTCTATAAAGCTCGTGGCTTGAGCGTAGGTAATTCTTTGGTAGAAGAGGATAAACTAGAGCTAGCTAAATCCTTAGAAGCTAAAGCCAAAGAACAAGGTGTAGAATTGCTGTTACCGACTGACGTTGTGGTAGCTGATAATTTTGCTCCTGATGCTAATGCTCAAACCGTAAGTATTGAAAATATTCCAGATGGCTGGATGGGACTAGATATTGGCCCCGATTCCATTAAAGTGTTTCAAGATGCTTTGGCTGACTGCAACGCCGTAATTTGGAATGGCCCCATGGGTGTATTTGAATTTGATAAGTTTGCTGCGGGAACAGAAGCGATCGCCCATACTCTAGCAGGTAAATCTGATGCGGTTACCATCATTGGTGGTGGTGATTCCGTCGCTGCGGTCGAAAAAGTTGGTGTAGCAGAAAAAATGAGTCACATCTCTACTGGTGGTGGTGCAAGTCTAGAATTGCTGGAAGGTAAAACTCTGCCTGGTATCGTTGCTTTGGATGAAGCTTAG
- a CDS encoding DUF1499 domain-containing protein, with the protein MFNFKGTKPSNLGVKDGKLAPCPGTPNCVNSQSDNAQAKIEPLPAVSIAEIKTVVDSMEGATIIEENENYLYAEFKSKLMGYVDDVEFYLGSDANGVQVRSASRLGKSDLGVNRKRVEEIRSKLKK; encoded by the coding sequence ATGTTTAACTTTAAGGGAACAAAACCCAGCAATTTAGGAGTTAAAGATGGTAAGTTAGCCCCTTGTCCTGGAACTCCTAACTGTGTCAATAGTCAAAGTGATAATGCTCAAGCAAAAATTGAACCTTTGCCTGCGGTATCTATTGCCGAGATTAAAACAGTAGTAGATAGCATGGAGGGGGCTACCATTATTGAAGAAAATGAGAACTATCTTTATGCTGAGTTTAAAAGTAAGCTCATGGGCTATGTAGATGATGTAGAATTTTATCTTGGCTCTGATGCCAATGGCGTTCAAGTACGCTCTGCCTCTAGGTTGGGGAAATCCGATTTAGGAGTCAATCGCAAGCGAGTTGAAGAAATTAGAAGCAAACTGAAAAAATAA